The Macadamia integrifolia cultivar HAES 741 chromosome 3, SCU_Mint_v3, whole genome shotgun sequence genome segment CTGGGTCAAGGTCTTCAAAGGGAAATATTTCCCATTCTCAGATTTCCTTGAGGCCCAGTGTAAACATAATAGCTTTTGGGCTTGGAAAAGCATTCTCAAGGGAAGAAAAGTTCTTTTAAAAGGAATTTGTAAAAGTATAGGGGATGGCTCTACTACTTTTGTTTACAGGGAACCTCCGCTTCCAAATTTACCGGGTGGGTACATACGTAGCCCCCAAAATGGACTTAGTATTGATAAAGTTTCGGATTTGATTCTTCAACCTTCAAAGCAGTGGAATATGGCTTTAATTAATACTTTGTTTGCACTTGCTGAAGCTAAAGCTATCTCTCAGATTCCTCTTTGTGTTTCTGGTAAAGCACCAGATGGTTGGATTTGGAGTCCTTCTCTATCAGGTATGTTCTTTGTTCGATCTGCGTACTTTACagctttttcctctctttcttttgcttcttttagCATGACTAACACTTTTTAGTTTATGTTAtggaggtttgatcttctcccaAAGATCAAGCTCTTTTTGTGGAGATGTAGCAATAATTCTATTGTTATAAAGCACCTTCTCTATGCTAGGGGTATGGCTCATTCTGCTCTTTGCCCCCTTTGCTTTTCTGAGGCGGAAACCATTCCTCATGCTTTCCTGTTTTTCTCTATATTTATAATTCTATAGACATTTGAGTCACTGGCCACATAATTTTTTCGTTTTAGCATGCATCAACATTTGATTATTTGCAGTAAACCATAGGCTCCATTTTGTGAAGGGAAGTGGAATTTTTTATCCCaacaaattaaataattttttctaaTCATTAGTTCATATGGTTATGTCACGAACTCCGAACTCCGAATCTTATATTTGCttattaaatttcaattattttgcatctaaatctcatggatttgaaaagtaaaataaagttacatttaaaaaatattattattaaatatgataagaatttTAAGTGATTTATACAATGACGTTGGAtactgattacaaaaatttcattttaagttTGAAGATTTtaacttcccttcccttcaattTACTTTGCAATTAAACAAAGCCTTAGCAACATAGTTTCATTACATTAAAGGTCGATTGTCATGAATTGTTAACCCCTCGAGTTTCCCTATATATTTGCTTAAATTCTATGTTGAGGGATTGGGTGTTCATGAGAGGCTTCATTCAATCATGCTACTTTTACCACACACTCAAATAAATGAGGGCTAAGGGAATCTATCCATTTAACATTTATCACGTCTAGACAGAATTGGGCATGAAAATAATCAATATGCGGGGACAGTAGAGTTTTTTCACACTCAGCTGTGTCTAAACATGCCAAATTCTGTTCTTTTCTCCATAAATGAGATCAAAGGTTACAACACCAAGTCCAGGGAATCTCCATCTACGTGAAATGATTACTTTCACTTTTTATGTGACATGTGCTAAGGGAATGGAGgtcccattatatatatatatatatatatatttttttttttttttactttgttttgtatttttttttaaatcatcacCTTACACATGCCACATGAACAGTGTCCAACAAGAAGTGGAAAATCACTTCCCATATGTGAAGACTTCCTTGCCTCACAATTTCAGGTATTTCCAtctaataataaaaaggaaaatttcctttttaattatTAGTTCCAATGAAGAGATAAGGGATTGAAAGCATATCTTTTGCAGTTATTTATCCCGCCTAAATCCACAATCTAATAATACATAATAGGCAATAGATCATGAATACATATAGTCCATAACACACCATTGCAGTAGAGTTGCCGGAATACTGTTTCAACACCACCAATGAAAACCATGTTACTGGGGCCTAGGTTTCTATCTCAAACTATTGCTTTCATGATCCACTTTTACAGTTCACCAAGATAAGCATCTTTTGATAATCAGTCACTTTTTAGCCACATTGATGGTTCATCCAATCGCACTCTCATTGATCTAGTATTTTCAGATCTTCATTATATCCACAGCCTCTTGTTATACCATCCAATACAATGCAGTCCATGACATTCTAACCATTACTTCAACTCCTTAGCCTTCTGAGTTTCCTTGCATTTGGAGGGTATAAATGTGTTGGCTGATGTTACTCAATTGCCACGTCAACCTTACCCCTTTACCATGtagcggttgtgtttgggtAGTTGAGGCTCAAGGAATATCAATCAGATACAAGAGACATGTGACATTAGGAAAGGGTACCATTTCATTCCCCACTACTAATTAAGGGGTCAAATCGGGATTGAAATCGAAAACTAGATCCAATTCTGGACCGAATACCATAAGCcgaacccaacccaacccaacccaaccgaTTATAATATGGTTATATCCTGGATCTGAAATGAGTGTCTAtcatttggttcagtttggatCTGATCTATGTAAAGAACTGATGGTTCTAGCCGAAACTGAACCGAATAACTTGATgtaactttttcttctttttagaaAAACTGTTGGTTTAAATCCAATCGCGTAGTGGAAGGGATCGGATTGCAACCTCTTGCATTTGAAATCATTGTACAAAAATTAACTATATGAGAATAAAACGGTTTACCTTAGAACTGCAATTTACTCCTCCAGATAATAGTTCTTCCACACTTGAGGAACCGTAGGACTCAATCTCAACACTTTGAAACTATGATCCACGTTCAATTAGAGAAGAGCAATCCACCatcaaagttttctttttcacaCACACTTAGAGAAAACATAAGAGAGAAGAGTGGAGGTTCCAAAAAACTAAATCTCCTTctcattttttccttatatagtAAAACCTCTTTCGAAGTTTCCTATTTTGGTCAAATATTTGTTTTCTAAACAAAGAAAGCCAAATCTTTGTCGTAGATAACAGTTtctaaaattgaataactaCTTTGCTTCTAAAGTAGGAAGAGGTAGAATCTAAAAGAGATTGTTATCAAACTAATCATGGGTGACAATttaatcaaattatattttattcactagcataaataaaaaataattaaccatttaatattccCAAATATTGCCATGCAATATCAATTCTTTAATTGTATATAAGATCTTCCACTTTTTCAATATCCCATAATGAATTATATGGCATATAATTTAATACAACCTAACCCCAACTCATTATATATGTCCGTTTCAGAGATTCTGTGAACATGATTGGACAtcgaaaaatattttaaataaaatttaataaataaaatattatttttcattgaaaaataactttgtaaacaatttacaaaatcGACACTAGTACCAGATTTATGTCCGATTATGCacaaacattctctctccttaatATTACCCACATAAGGGTAGTGGATCCCATGTTGACGATCTCTTTCATTAACAATGTGGGACCAAGTGTCCAGCGTACCGATATATATTCTGTTGGACATCAACCACTGGTTTACCAAAACACATGATACAATGCAACAAATAGAATCTCTCAGGTCAAAGGTTAAGTGATGGGTACAAATCTCATCCTCACACacaggggtgtcaacggtccagtttggtgcggtttcggtccggttttGCCGATTTCGGTGTGACTTTAGAACTGACTGAAACCggcccattaaggatttatcggtttcgatccagtgtcggtttcggtgcggtttgggttcgggttgatACCGGTTTAGATTTATCAAGTTCATTTctgtttggatcggttttttaaaccggtatggagaaccggtatggagccattaggaaacaagaAGCTGCTGACCTGCTGAAAACCAATATTTGACAATTCaattaatatttgaaaaatgaaaaacaaccagtatatttaacttaaaactagttaaaaattccccattatattattatgtttggAGATTGTTAATTAACTAGGACTTGATGAGATAAAGAAAACCAATTCAAAACAAGATTGTATCTATAGAGACCTTATACAACTTGGAGCCTTGGACGAAGACAAGTAAAAATAGTTTGAAGTGGAAAGAAACTGAAAGCAAAACTCAAACAGAATTCCACACTATACTAGGAATAGAATTCTCACTAAGACTAGAATTTCTAAAgaaacttggaattttgaaaCTAATGAAACCGTGccccattcttcttctcttggcattGATGCTAGTGCCTTGATACTGCATCTGGATGCCATAGATGTCCTCTGAGTCTGGATTTGATGGCTTCCATACCTCTGCTAGAGATGATAGTACATTGACAAGTTTCTTTACCATAGCTTTGGGAATCATTGAAGTATGATGGCACTGTTACCACAACTTTGGTGATTTTGTCATTCAAAAACTTTGATGCATCATCCACAAGCTTTCTCAACACCTGAAAGCAGAAAGAATTAGTGTTTTCTCATTAGCAAGATAAATGAAAACTATATTTCAAACCCCAcgagtgaaaaataaaattcaagcaTACAGTAGAACACTAATACAGGGAAAAGTTTTCCCAACAAGAATAGCAGCAACTACCGATTTATCTTTCTTACAATATATACAAATTATTTGtcattgaaaatattataaggcctaaaagatgaaaaataatctACAAGTAGAACAAAAGATATGACAATAACTCCAGTAGATCCAAAAGCTTTTAAACTAAACAAAGCACACACATgaaaagcatagttgtcaaggtggctagatgacccaaggcggtggagaggtgaaaaacaaaaatgacacCACCAAGCCGCCAAGgcacaccttgacaactatgttaacAGAAATCTAGATCAATTGTAAATGCTTTAAAATTGAGAAGACTCACTTCCTTCcacaaaaaatgaaaccaaGTGCTACAGTAAAAGATACGACtgggaaaaaaatgaacaaacaattGCACATCAACAAGTGAAGATATTATGtagaaatattaagaaaaagGTCCAGGTTGATCACCATGAGATCCCTTAGACTGTAAAGCAATAAGGCTATAGTTCCAAAGACAAACCTGCAATAAATATCTTTCCAATGGCTCCCACAACACTGTTGTCATTTATCCACAAGTATATCCAAAGACAAACCTTATCAAATCATCTACAGTTAGACCATACAGAAAATAACAAGCAATAGAGGCATTATAATACCTAAAGCACTAACCAATGTTCAACTAATGAATATATGTAACAGAATAAACCCTTTGAAGATATAAATTTGGATAACCCATGTGGTTGTGCAACTACCACAGCATGCAAAAAGCAATAACAACCAGCAAACAAATCAGAGATGTTAGAATTTGCAGGTACCTAGGAAGGTCTTTCTCTTGTTGCAGGCACATTGAGCTTATCCGTCTCTAGGAGTAGGACCAGTTGAAGAACTAGCTACTGCACCTCTCTCCTTTTCAATGTGCAATAGTTCCAGTATATTTCCAAGTGCATTATCCACATCAGTGGGATCATCAAAAGGCTCAGCTACATACACAGTAAAATAAGACACCAATTAACTAATTAAGAcaactaaaaatgaaaaatatactgAATGAAAAATTACCTCTGAAGTCTATATCAAACATCCAATCCCGAAGGCATATTAATGCTTTAGCATTGGTAGGTAGGAGTTTGCTCCGATATTTATCAATAACACGGCCCCCTGCGCTAAAAGCCGACTCTGAAGCAACTGTGGAAACTGGTATAGCCAAGACATCACGAGCCATTCGAGCCACATCTGGATACCTTGACCCATTTGCTTTCCAGAATGCCAACACATCATACTCATCATATTCATTATCATTGAATGGGACATTGGGTTCATCTAGATATATATCCAATTGAGATTTATTTCCATTATCCATCTCAGCAAGCTCGGATACCATAAATTCctatgaaaattgagaaatagccaaaatataaatcattaaTAAGATTAGCAATGAATGTTGAAaacttgtattaaaaaataaatcaaaattacaatCAAAATGTAAATTTACTTACAAATCTTGTTCTAGATCTCCTAGAACGATGGGTAAGTGTAGGAACATCATAATCACTTGGTTGCATACTCTTGTACTCATCAAACAATTGATATAAagaattcctcacattgttgcaCATTGTAGATGCATTTAAGTCCAGGTTGCAAAGCTTAGAAAATGCCCAAGTCACAAAACTAAGTTTATATcgaggatcaaacaccaaagcaATGGCCAAAATTGGACTATATTCACTCAaatatttgtcaaattttttcttcattttcactGCCATTGGCTTCATAAAGTTGAGCCCACGTGATACCTCTTCTAATAAACTTTTGTGAATCTcccaaacattttcaaaatataaatttactgtGGGATACTTGGAACCAGAAAGCAAAACAGTAATTGCATAGAAGGGATATAAAAAACTCGTTAATTTCTCAATCTTCAACCATTGTTCAGAACTAGGACAAGTTTTAAAGTTATCATCCACTAGTCCAAGGTTCTCAAAtgctttacaataaaataatgcagaatCAAGCATGAGATAGGTTGAGTTCCACCTTGTGGAGACATCAGCACATAAGCCCTTATTACTTTGTAATCCCAATTGCTTACAAATTTCTaagaattttacttttcttgcaTGTGATCCTTTCACATAGGCTATACTAGATCGCACCAACACCACAGAGTCATCTATGTGTTTCAGTCCATCTTGTACAATAAGATTGAGAATATGTGCACAACACCTATTATGAAAGTGTAATCCTCTACATAAAAGAgcattcttcaaattcaaaattttcttcagcaagtcaacaaaacagaaattagCTCTGGCATTATCTAAAGTAATTGAAAACAATTTCCGATCAATACCCCAGTCAGAcaagatttttgaaaccatttcaCAAATATGGATGCCAGTGTGTGGAGGTGGCATGATGCAAAACTTCAACAACTTCTTATGCAACACTCAATCCTTATCAATGTAATGGACAGTCAAAGCAATGTATCCATCATTAGTGATAGATGTCCATAAATCATTTGTCAAAGAAATCCTCCCAAGAAATGAATTAAGTAAATTCCtgattctaatggactccaaaTTGTATAACCTCAAAATATCCGACATTTGTGTGTTTCGAGCAATATGGGTATAGCCCGGAAAAAGATATGTAATTAACTCTCTGAACTCCTCATACTCAACAAAAACTAAAGGTAACTCATGTCTCACAATAAGCTTCGTAATTTTGTCTCGCACAAAATCTTGGTCAACTTTTTGGTCTCTTAACATCACTTTCCCATCatttacacccaaaatcatttgggTGCTTGTGCttcctttgttttctctttttgggCAATGTAGAATATGTCTCCTAAGGCTTCTAGATCCATTAATATTACTATCAGCCTTATAAACTTGCTTACATCTTTTGCATTCAGCTCGATTCttcccatcatcaaaaccctgcCCATCAATGATTGTGAACTCATCCCAAACTAcactccttcttttccttttggtagTTGCATTTGTTTCAAGTGTTACGACACTTGAAGGTTCTGTTGATGGAATTCCAGGAATATATGGTCCATCATCAGACATAACATCAGCATCTGACCCACAATCGGGCTCATCTTCTATATTGATGGACATTTctataattaataagaaaacatatgacatgttaataaaataagaataccaagcattacaaattcaaaaatgacCTTAGATTGTGCATCTACAAATTAATTCTGAATGAAAATATTGAGAAGAATTGGATTTTGTAATGCATTCTAGACCTATAACGTATAACCTATTTCAAGAAAGTattccaaacacagcctaaggttTGTATTAAACCCTCTTCCCCCAACCCCCGCTTTTCTTATGGgttggggggaagggggagattCTTATAAACAATTCCATAGAGTCTAATAGGGACAATAAATTTTGCAATTGAAATTTTGGACACTGGTTGTAGATACATATATGAACCTTGAGAAATAACACCCACAAATCATAAATCAAAGAATTGAACCTCACTGTTTGATCCAAAGAAAGTTAACAAAAACAAGACAATAcattttaagaagaagaaaagggctcAGTAAAATCTGTTCATCTGcttgaaaataagtgaaacaacAGAAGGGTAAGTTGGATTCATCAACAAAAACACAAGGACATCAGATTTGAGTTAACGAACAAATAAAGAAATAGTAATGCAAAAAACAAGtattgtaatatcccgcttcttaaacccggtctgatttcgcgattgaaccggtttaaccatgcaggaaccgagccagaggatgttagagcgggttccctatgggctatgatggcacgggtgaccttaaacaccggctggcccgacaagtccgagccagtgccagaagagacgggagtgcccaaaccgtgtacgtgcacctaccataaggctatgtacggataaaacaggtattatatctgtatttgaagatatatacgtatgctacaatgtatgcctgaggtggggtttgggccgaggtccgagcccggtcaaaatcccaagttctgactctcgggtgggtatgacaggtgggtacacccacccacctgagtgacccatccgacactattcacttaattaggaatagtatataagactttatgatttattttctttccatttattaccctcgtacgtttggtgagaaaagtaaagaggagagagaaaagaaaagggaagaaggaaggaagaggaagaaaggaaggatttccatggcgccgaagctagatcttgccactccggtgccgggagagtaatcttcaactcgagatctacagttggaggtaagagaagttgggttttatgaacgttcaccatacccgaGCTTTAAACCCTCGATTCGAGTgtgatttcttgagatcttgtaaataccctttgaaatgatgaatctaaggtttaatagatgatttatgtgttgatcttgaaggatttgaagagatattgacaaggtagaaggagcattatgagttggaagtgatttggaaggtttgaagtcattcttgagcaaagaaggtaagatggctcccctcacttgaatctaacttagatctaagctagaaccatcctataggactttaaaggtgtgaagaatgggttgagaaaagccctatttgggtccccaaggaatggaggaagttgagaagaaactggggtttttccgccaaaaccggcgggtacaaccggcgggtccctacccgcctgagagcacccacctgagaggacaggggGTCcttggccaaaccggcgggtaggaccggcgggtcctaccggcgggtccatacccgccggtccaaaccggcgggtaggaccggtgggtagacagcccacctgtctgacccacctgagtggccggaatgtgatttttaggtccgatcgagcccaaatcggacgtgtgaccttctttcgacgttctaaacacgattttgacatcggatttcattaattccGATTCTAAAGTGGTAAAGTACTAACCCGCTCAATTTtattaggttcaccaaagcctacccgattcgctccggatctcacccgtaccgagcgggactccttgtacgctacaagtaagtggagagtggacgtttggccttgtttcaaggcatttgtttggtattcatataactatatctaatttagtcatgccatcatgaatatactatatagattagtcattcctcacattgatgtgcatatatgctatgtttacttttcaaatgcaaattgaatgagatgttatatgttgaatgtggacgtcatgttgcataatgcattgatagactagatgccgtggtcggcttggaaacgaatgcattggtggcccgtggtatgggacacggaggcactatgtagtcgtactacatataggagcatgcggtattaggactctcaccatcccgtgctacgacccttcccaacaggggttcaggtgttgggttgccatttagggggaagcaggggtcgcggttgtcggacactg includes the following:
- the LOC122074246 gene encoding zinc finger BED domain-containing protein RICESLEEPER 1-like, whose protein sequence is MLDSALFYCKAFENLGLVDDNFKTCPSSEQWLKIEKLTSFLYPFYAITVLLSGSKYPTVNLYFENVWEIHKSLLEEVSRGLNFMKPMAVKMKKKFDKYLSEYSPILAIALVFDPRYKLSFVTWAFSKLCNLDLNASTMCNNVRNSLYQLFDEYKSMQPSDYDVPTLTHRSRRSRTRFEFMVSELAEMDNGNKSQLDIYLDEPNVPFNDNEYDEYDVLAFWKANGSRYPDVARMARDVLAIPVSTVASESAFSAGGRVIDKYRSKLLPTNAKALICLRDWMFDIDFRAEPFDDPTDVDNALGNILELLHIEKERGAVLRKLVDDASKFLNDKITKVVVTVPSYFNDSQSYGKETCQCTIISSRGMEAIKSRLRGHLWHPDAVSRH